The Aquidulcibacter paucihalophilus genome has a window encoding:
- a CDS encoding response regulator transcription factor, with amino-acid sequence MTALPPEAPRRIAILEDDPNVALHFREIIAPAADLELVGTADCLAGAADLIAGRPDLLLSDIGLPDGSGLTFIPALRAALPACKVLVITAFGDRDTVVAALNAGADGYLLKDSGPDTILDGIRATLDGGAPISASAAVYLLERLRGAAPGDPGVAAPDAERLTPREIELLELFSRGQSYKLASRALGISPLTVGNHVKSIYRKLQVHSRGEAVYEAVRRKQLSL; translated from the coding sequence ATGACCGCCCTGCCGCCGGAGGCACCCCGCCGCATCGCCATCCTCGAGGACGACCCCAACGTCGCCCTGCATTTCCGTGAGATCATCGCTCCGGCGGCCGATCTGGAGCTTGTCGGCACCGCCGACTGCCTCGCCGGAGCTGCGGACCTCATCGCGGGCCGGCCCGACCTGCTTCTGAGCGACATCGGCCTGCCGGACGGCAGCGGCCTGACCTTCATCCCCGCGCTCCGGGCCGCCCTGCCGGCCTGCAAGGTGCTGGTCATCACCGCCTTCGGCGACCGCGATACGGTGGTGGCGGCTCTCAACGCCGGCGCGGACGGCTATCTGCTGAAGGACAGCGGCCCCGACACCATTCTCGACGGCATCCGCGCCACCCTCGACGGCGGCGCCCCGATCAGCGCCTCGGCCGCGGTCTATCTGCTGGAGCGTCTGCGCGGCGCAGCCCCGGGCGACCCCGGCGTCGCCGCGCCGGACGCCGAACGCCTGACCCCGCGCGAAATCGAACTGCTGGAGCTGTTTTCACGCGGCCAGAGCTACAAGCTGGCCAGCCGTGCCCTCGGCATATCGCCCCTGACCGTCGGCAATCACGTCAAGTCGATCTACCGCAAGCTCCAGGTCCATTCCCGCGGCGAGGCCGTCTACGAAGCCGTGCGGCGCAAGCAACTCAGCCTCTGA